From Longimicrobiales bacterium, a single genomic window includes:
- a CDS encoding translocation/assembly module TamB domain-containing protein, with protein sequence MSRSLRLAGYIAIGVLSGLLLAAGIIFLLSRTDWGMERVRGFAVSWLEERVDGELRIGRITGPGLLGGVVIHDFGIVDPKGRPFLATDSIELNYNIRTLLGGSVVLNNVVLYGPEIVLEQLPGDTAWNYQYVFPDRTPGEDEPRTRRLILFNDARVVDGTATVRIPIEPGDQIETGDTARIIFDRLQGGLARVMRFEQLNARLDRVIWESPLEPGRLVDIQSLQTRGFVWRDPFIVEDMRGTLTMRDTIVAFDLPEVELPGSRAAVLGSVILEDGRNNIDVRVESSRVALRDLQFLHPQIPEEGGGSVLLRIKSQPDGILFLAEDARLSTPGTSIAGSFGVVTGDTLYFTNVDLRASPLDVQLIERILPGGLPVDGLLVGTVEVRGPLSALETSGDMRLTGSGTGAPSEVAWRGVLDVRNRTVSARSFNADVRHLEMAIVSAFAPELKVTGSVSGTVSGSGGRGRMNFAGLLEHASSDGGRSVFDGGGSLEGGGRSRRLDLTLNASPVTFHDLAQQVPALQGLQGELSGPVHIAGTADDMAFDAELTTPGGPLALDGRVMGRAGARRIAATAEAHGFRLDAFRDGLPPTTVSGTLTVDLTGNTVGTMTGPVRLALDSTRLGELPHSTLLLGAHMSDGLLVVDSAFLRGPLGTGRASGTIALVETAHGTLQAGYTAESLTALEPFLYRNQGPAADGEPRVAGHVDALATITGWVGNLAIESTGTGSGILLGPVAAGRVHAEVNASGLGTDRALYGVVATADSAQAFTHAFQVARLQLAGTADSMHVTAGATAAGEDRLFAAGVVQRVSDDSGATFHARLDEARLGGRSPWLLAAPAAMHIANGTALLDSVVLERDAGGRAVAGGRLTWAPSTIAGVQPLEFTIGITRLPFTDLLGVLNSRTQGSGIVDGSLRVSGSALDPFIEAEVMARDMTYGDVRIDRAYAELNYAALGIDAHAEAQYGGRRIISGGGRIPIDLRLASVGERRLAEQLRLTITADSLPPGLPLGLVDGFTNVRGRIDGMMTVGGTTIDPTLSGGFTIRNGTADWDVSGVRYSDVTGNFVLEQGRLLRVDLSAVSADPRTRSALSFGGTPAVGSGTVKGTLDFDELGDPQFDLQLRAASAYAARRRDVEARVTGAVHMGGRYTRPVISGELHVDQGAIYIEELYRQYLLSGVELDDPTLLSLVDTALVAVRPIIAASRNPFVKNLQVRDLQVDVGADSWLRSRDMDVEVSGRLNVAFRLDPRDEDLRLTGSLAVNRGTYSLYYPPLQSRRFQVRQGSIDFPGTPGIDPNLSITAAYKARARGEPLDVLAIVSGTLQSPRVHLSSEVQPPISESDLASYLFFGVPTWEVAGSSQQNRAMAGLGGALTPSVLGYASSGLQALVQNAGLLDYVGLTTTESGMATEPDAGFSDFLAETQLEIGRYLTSDVYFGMSKRLGTSNLDAGARLEWRFLPEYSFEMFAEDRLARAPAFGLRQETGLRKVYGFLLFREWGF encoded by the coding sequence GTGTCGCGATCACTCCGTCTAGCCGGGTACATCGCCATTGGCGTGCTGAGCGGACTGCTGCTCGCCGCTGGCATCATCTTCCTGCTGTCGCGTACCGACTGGGGCATGGAGCGCGTGCGCGGCTTCGCCGTCAGCTGGCTCGAGGAGCGCGTCGATGGCGAGCTCCGCATCGGCCGCATCACCGGGCCCGGCCTGCTCGGCGGTGTGGTCATCCACGATTTCGGCATTGTCGACCCGAAGGGGCGGCCGTTCCTCGCGACGGACAGCATCGAGCTCAACTACAACATTCGTACGCTGCTCGGCGGCAGTGTCGTGCTCAACAACGTGGTGCTCTACGGTCCCGAGATCGTGCTGGAGCAGCTGCCGGGCGACACTGCCTGGAACTACCAGTACGTGTTTCCTGATCGTACCCCCGGTGAGGACGAGCCGCGCACCCGCCGGCTCATCCTCTTCAATGACGCCAGGGTCGTCGACGGAACCGCGACCGTACGCATTCCGATCGAGCCCGGTGATCAGATCGAGACGGGTGATACCGCACGCATCATTTTCGACCGCCTGCAGGGCGGCCTCGCGCGCGTCATGCGTTTCGAGCAGCTGAACGCGCGCCTCGATCGGGTGATCTGGGAGTCGCCGCTCGAGCCCGGCCGTCTCGTGGACATCCAGTCGCTGCAGACGCGCGGCTTCGTGTGGCGCGACCCGTTCATCGTCGAGGACATGCGCGGCACGCTCACCATGCGCGATACGATCGTGGCGTTCGACCTGCCCGAGGTCGAGCTCCCGGGCAGCCGCGCCGCCGTGCTGGGCAGTGTCATCCTCGAGGATGGCCGCAACAACATCGATGTGCGCGTCGAGAGCAGCCGCGTTGCACTCCGCGACCTCCAGTTCCTCCATCCGCAGATCCCGGAGGAGGGGGGCGGGTCGGTGCTGCTCCGCATCAAGTCGCAGCCCGATGGCATCCTGTTCCTCGCGGAAGACGCGCGGCTCTCGACGCCCGGCACCAGCATCGCCGGGTCCTTCGGCGTCGTGACGGGCGACACACTGTATTTTACGAACGTCGACCTGCGCGCATCACCACTCGACGTCCAGCTCATCGAGCGCATTCTGCCGGGCGGCCTGCCCGTCGACGGCCTGCTGGTCGGTACCGTGGAGGTCCGCGGTCCGCTTTCCGCCCTCGAGACGAGCGGCGATATGCGACTGACGGGCAGCGGCACGGGCGCACCGTCGGAGGTGGCGTGGCGCGGCGTCCTCGATGTGCGCAACCGGACAGTCTCGGCACGCTCGTTCAACGCGGACGTCCGCCATCTCGAGATGGCGATCGTCTCCGCGTTCGCGCCCGAGCTGAAGGTCACGGGCAGCGTTTCCGGCACGGTCTCCGGATCGGGCGGTCGCGGCCGCATGAACTTCGCCGGGCTGCTCGAGCACGCGTCGAGCGATGGTGGCAGATCCGTGTTCGATGGCGGAGGAAGTCTCGAGGGAGGCGGCCGAAGTCGTCGCCTCGACCTGACGCTCAACGCCTCGCCCGTCACATTCCACGATCTGGCACAACAGGTACCCGCACTGCAGGGATTGCAGGGAGAGCTAAGCGGACCCGTGCACATCGCGGGCACTGCTGACGACATGGCGTTCGATGCCGAGCTGACGACGCCGGGCGGTCCGCTCGCGCTCGACGGACGTGTTATGGGGCGCGCCGGGGCACGCCGGATCGCCGCAACGGCGGAGGCGCATGGATTCCGTCTCGATGCATTTCGCGACGGGCTGCCGCCGACCACGGTGTCGGGCACCCTGACGGTGGACCTGACCGGCAACACGGTCGGCACCATGACCGGTCCGGTGCGACTCGCGCTCGACTCGACGCGCCTCGGCGAGCTGCCGCATTCCACGCTGCTGCTGGGTGCGCACATGTCCGACGGCCTGCTTGTCGTGGACAGCGCATTCCTGCGCGGCCCGCTCGGCACGGGCCGCGCCAGCGGCACGATCGCCCTCGTCGAGACGGCGCACGGCACCCTCCAGGCCGGCTACACAGCCGAGTCGCTCACCGCGCTCGAGCCATTCCTGTACCGGAACCAGGGACCGGCTGCGGACGGGGAGCCGCGCGTCGCGGGCCACGTCGATGCACTCGCCACGATCACCGGCTGGGTCGGCAACCTTGCCATTGAATCAACGGGCACCGGCTCCGGCATCCTGCTCGGTCCGGTCGCCGCGGGACGCGTGCATGCGGAGGTGAACGCGTCGGGGCTGGGTACGGACCGGGCCCTGTACGGCGTGGTTGCTACCGCGGACTCCGCACAGGCGTTCACCCATGCATTCCAGGTCGCGCGTCTCCAGCTGGCCGGCACAGCCGATTCCATGCACGTGACGGCCGGTGCCACGGCCGCGGGCGAGGACCGGCTGTTCGCGGCGGGCGTCGTGCAGCGCGTGAGCGATGACAGCGGCGCGACATTCCACGCCCGCCTGGATGAGGCGCGCCTCGGCGGTCGCTCACCATGGCTGCTCGCTGCGCCGGCGGCGATGCATATCGCCAACGGGACTGCGCTGCTCGATTCCGTGGTGCTGGAACGCGATGCCGGCGGGCGCGCGGTCGCGGGCGGTCGGCTCACGTGGGCGCCTTCGACGATCGCCGGTGTTCAGCCGCTCGAGTTCACGATCGGCATCACACGTCTCCCGTTCACGGATCTGCTCGGTGTATTGAACTCGCGTACGCAGGGCAGCGGTATCGTGGATGGATCGCTGCGCGTTTCGGGCAGCGCGCTCGATCCGTTCATTGAGGCCGAGGTCATGGCGCGCGACATGACGTACGGCGATGTCCGCATCGACCGTGCGTACGCCGAGCTCAACTATGCCGCCCTGGGCATTGATGCGCATGCCGAGGCGCAGTACGGCGGGCGCAGGATCATCAGCGGTGGCGGCCGTATCCCGATCGACCTTCGACTCGCATCGGTCGGCGAACGGCGACTCGCGGAGCAGCTGCGCCTGACGATCACCGCCGACAGCCTCCCGCCGGGTCTTCCGCTCGGCCTGGTCGACGGCTTCACGAATGTGCGCGGTCGCATCGACGGCATGATGACGGTCGGCGGCACGACCATCGACCCGACACTGAGCGGTGGCTTCACTATACGTAACGGCACCGCCGACTGGGATGTCTCCGGCGTCCGTTACAGCGATGTCACCGGCAACTTCGTGCTCGAGCAGGGCCGGCTTCTGCGCGTTGACCTCAGCGCGGTCTCCGCCGATCCGCGCACGCGGTCAGCACTGTCCTTCGGCGGCACGCCGGCCGTCGGCAGCGGTACGGTCAAGGGCACGCTCGATTTCGACGAGCTCGGCGATCCGCAGTTCGACCTGCAGCTCCGGGCCGCCAGCGCTTACGCCGCCCGACGCCGGGACGTCGAGGCGCGTGTGACGGGCGCCGTGCACATGGGCGGCCGATACACGCGGCCGGTGATCAGCGGTGAGCTCCACGTCGACCAGGGCGCAATCTACATCGAAGAGCTGTATCGCCAGTACCTGCTGTCCGGCGTCGAGCTGGACGATCCGACGCTCCTGAGTCTGGTCGATACCGCCCTCGTTGCCGTACGCCCCATCATCGCCGCATCGCGCAATCCGTTCGTGAAGAACCTGCAGGTGCGCGATCTCCAGGTCGATGTCGGCGCCGATTCATGGCTGCGCAGCCGCGACATGGATGTCGAGGTGAGCGGCAGGCTGAACGTCGCGTTCCGTCTGGATCCACGTGACGAGGACCTCCGGCTCACCGGCTCCCTCGCTGTGAACCGGGGCACGTACTCGCTCTACTATCCGCCGCTGCAGTCGCGCCGGTTCCAGGTGCGGCAGGGATCCATCGACTTCCCGGGGACTCCGGGAATCGATCCCAACCTCTCCATTACGGCCGCATACAAGGCGCGCGCACGCGGCGAGCCGCTCGACGTGCTGGCGATCGTGTCCGGCACCCTTCAGAGCCCGCGCGTGCATCTGTCCAGCGAGGTGCAGCCGCCGATCAGCGAGTCGGACCTCGCGTCGTATCTGTTCTTCGGTGTGCCGACGTGGGAAGTGGCGGGCAGCAGCCAGCAGAACCGTGCGATGGCCGGGCTGGGCGGCGCGCTGACGCCGAGCGTGCTCGGCTATGCGTCCAGCGGATTGCAGGCGCTTGTCCAGAACGCAGGTCTGCTCGATTACGTCGGACTCACCACCACCGAGTCCGGTATGGCAACCGAGCCGGACGCCGGTTTCTCCGACTTCCTCGCCGAAACGCAGCTGGAGATCGGCCGCTACCTCACGTCCGATGTCTATTTCGGTATGTCGAAGCGCCTCGGCACATCCAATCTCGATGCGGGCGCGCGCCTCGAGTGGCGTTTCCTGCCGGAGTACTCTTTCGAGATGTTTGCCGAAGACCGCCTCGCGCGCGCTCCCGCATTCGGCCTGCGTCAGGAGACGGGGCTCCGCAAGGTCTACGGGTTCCTGCTGTTCCGCGAATGGGGCTTCTGA
- a CDS encoding diacylglycerol kinase family protein, whose protein sequence is MTPLDLRTAGSTAGRTLIILNPHAGQEDEQRMRRRLGGAFAARGAAFDLAATERAGHATELARQATLLGYRAVAVCGGDGTLAEAATGLAGTTTPLAIIPRGTANQVAQNLGIPRALEDAVDVAVFGTASSIDLGLIRDRAFALVAGAGFDAAVMQAATRELKERWGFGAYIYAAMKEALTAGPRRFRITADGRDIEVDAVSVMVANVGELFARWLPLRFSLAPQPTSAWHDGLLDVVIVAPRNAPEIAEVLWRSASRRFTGSDRLLHFQSHEITIDADPPIAVQADGDPAGQTPVSISVMRDAMRVIVPASRTT, encoded by the coding sequence GTGACCCCTCTGGACCTGCGTACGGCCGGCTCGACTGCCGGCCGTACTCTCATCATCCTCAATCCGCACGCGGGACAGGAAGACGAGCAGCGCATGCGCCGCAGGCTGGGCGGCGCATTCGCCGCCCGCGGCGCCGCGTTTGACCTGGCCGCCACGGAACGTGCCGGCCACGCCACCGAGCTGGCGCGTCAGGCGACCCTCCTGGGGTACCGGGCCGTTGCCGTCTGCGGCGGTGATGGTACTCTGGCCGAAGCTGCCACAGGCCTGGCGGGGACGACCACACCGCTCGCGATCATCCCGCGCGGCACGGCAAACCAGGTCGCGCAGAATCTCGGCATCCCGCGTGCCCTGGAGGATGCCGTGGACGTGGCCGTATTCGGGACCGCGTCGAGCATCGACCTGGGCCTCATTCGCGACCGCGCGTTCGCGCTCGTCGCCGGCGCCGGCTTCGACGCGGCCGTCATGCAGGCGGCCACGCGCGAGCTGAAGGAACGCTGGGGCTTCGGCGCCTATATCTATGCGGCCATGAAGGAAGCGCTCACCGCCGGCCCGCGTCGCTTCCGCATCACTGCCGACGGCCGCGATATCGAGGTGGATGCCGTCTCCGTCATGGTCGCGAACGTCGGTGAGCTGTTCGCGCGCTGGCTGCCGCTTCGCTTCTCGCTCGCCCCCCAGCCCACGAGCGCATGGCATGACGGATTGCTCGACGTAGTCATTGTTGCCCCGCGCAACGCTCCGGAGATCGCCGAGGTGCTGTGGCGCTCGGCCAGCCGCAGGTTCACGGGCAGTGACCGGCTGCTCCACTTCCAGTCCCACGAGATCACGATCGACGCCGATCCGCCGATCGCGGTCCAGGCGGACGGCGACCCGGCCGGCCAGACGCCCGTTTCGATCTCCGTCATGCGAGACGCAATGCGGGTCATCGTGCCCGCGTCGCGGACAACTTGA
- a CDS encoding zinc metalloprotease HtpX, giving the protein MERMKVFLLMAGLTALLVVLGGAVGGQQGMMIFFVLAALMNFGMYWFSDRMVLKMYKAKIIEREAAPELYDMVDTLRQRAGLPMPTVAIAPSEQPNAFATGRNAEHAVVCCTAGILKLVSREELEGVMAHELAHIKHRHMLVGTIAATMAGAIAMVGSIVRWGAILGTGRDEGGNPFAMLAAAIVAPIAAMIIQFAISRQNEFQADATAARITGRPMELAGALRRLDAYAQRIPMQVNPAAAQLAIVNPLRGGSVMRLFSTHPATEARVERLQALAADPQIGQLGV; this is encoded by the coding sequence ATGGAACGGATGAAGGTATTCCTGCTGATGGCCGGCCTGACCGCGCTGCTGGTCGTGCTGGGCGGTGCGGTGGGCGGGCAGCAGGGCATGATGATTTTCTTTGTGCTCGCGGCCCTGATGAACTTCGGCATGTACTGGTTCAGCGACAGGATGGTGCTGAAGATGTACAAGGCGAAGATCATCGAGCGGGAGGCAGCGCCCGAGCTGTACGATATGGTGGATACGCTGCGGCAGCGCGCAGGACTGCCGATGCCGACCGTCGCGATTGCGCCGTCGGAGCAGCCGAATGCGTTCGCGACCGGACGCAATGCCGAGCACGCGGTGGTCTGCTGCACGGCAGGTATCCTGAAGCTGGTGAGCCGCGAGGAGCTGGAAGGGGTGATGGCGCATGAGCTCGCGCACATCAAGCACCGTCACATGCTCGTCGGTACCATAGCGGCCACGATGGCCGGCGCGATCGCGATGGTCGGCAGCATCGTGAGGTGGGGCGCGATCCTCGGCACGGGCCGCGATGAGGGCGGCAATCCGTTCGCAATGCTGGCAGCGGCCATCGTCGCTCCGATCGCGGCGATGATCATCCAATTCGCGATCAGCCGGCAGAATGAGTTTCAGGCCGACGCAACGGCGGCCCGCATCACCGGCCGTCCAATGGAGCTGGCCGGTGCGCTGCGTCGGCTGGACGCGTATGCACAACGTATCCCGATGCAGGTCAACCCCGCCGCGGCCCAGCTCGCGATCGTCAATCCGCTGCGCGGCGGCAGCGTGATGCGCCTGTTCAGTACGCATCCGGCGACCGAAGCACGCGTTGAGCGGCTCCAGGCACTGGCCGCCGACCCGCAGATTGGTCAGCTCGGCGTCTGA